Proteins encoded in a region of the Onychostoma macrolepis isolate SWU-2019 chromosome 20, ASM1243209v1, whole genome shotgun sequence genome:
- the si:ch73-257c13.2 gene encoding uncharacterized protein si:ch73-257c13.2 isoform X1: MALETCIAFLLADSYDVEDFLFFKKNATRKRRKVRMKLKTEPSDDLQREDDKRDVFNTVLQSLTISDFKSHFQLTPSQTEQLVRLLAPCKWTAIRQEGWTVWHAALASLWALSTQESYHSVANRFHITESLICDQLDEFCTLVTSNLANEIHWPHGEEAEMSVVGFLSTVGLPDTLCVVGTCFIPIEKPTDVPDPEVYRDAEGSYSVKLMAFCNHKGRFTYVSAEHPRNWHNSRVLSATEVGKALRENPVALLHGKHIIGNSTFPLSEHFLTPFPDYATLGQKKVCYNQKVQSSLAVAQGSIHTLRSCFQRLRCLQKHSICQTSLAVKTCCILYNMFLEMYIVPVDCIGDDVTQKPFHELRYGHSGSLGGISKRQDIAASLGRTTKKRKYMYN; the protein is encoded by the exons ATGGCGCTTGAAACATGTATTGCGTTTTTGTTAGCAGACAGCTATGATGTTGAAGATTTCTTATTTTTCAAGAAAAATGCAACTCGCAAACGTCGGAAAGTAAG AATGAAGTTGAAAACTGAACCAAGTGATGATCTGCAAAG AGAGGATGACAAAAGAGATGTTTTCAATACCGTGCTGCAAAGCTTGACAATAAGTGATTTTAAGAGTCACTTCCAGCTGACGCCATCTCAAACTGAG CAGTTGGTACGGCTGCTGGCACCTTGTAAATGGACTGCCATTAGGCAAGAGGGATGGACAGTGTGGCATGCAGCGCTTGCTAGCCTGTGGGCTCTTTCTACCCAAGAGTCTTACCACAGTGTGGCAAATCGTTTTCACATCACAGAGTCACTCATTTGTGATCAGCTGGATGAGTTCTGTACCCTTGTTACCAGTAACTTGGCTAATGAAATTCACTGGCCACATGGGGAGGAAGCAGAAATGTCCGTGGTAGGGTTCCTTTCTACTGTGGGATTACCAGATACTCTCTGTGTAGTAGGAACGTGTTTCATTCCTATTGAGAAACCTACAGATGTGCCAGATCCAGAGGTATATAGAGACGCAGAGGGGTCGTACTCTGTAAAACTCATGGCTTTTTGCAACCACAAGGGTCGCTTTACCTATGTCTCTGCAGAGCACCCTAGAAATTGGCATAACTCAAGAGTCCTGTCAGCCACGGAGGTTGGAAAGGCATTGCGGGAAAACCCTGTGGCTCTACTACATGGCAAACACATCATTGGCAATTCCACCTTCCCACTTTCAGAGCACTTTCTGACTCCATTCCCTGATTATGCAACACTAGGACAGAAAAAAGTATGTTATAACCAGAAAGTGCAGTCATCTCTTGCAGTGGCACAAGGCTCCATCCATACTCTGAGATCTTGTTTTCAGAGGCTCAGATGTCTGCAGAAGCATTCCATTTGCCAAACCAGTTTAGCTGTGAAGACATGCTGTATTTTATACAACATGTTCCTAGAAATGTATATTGTTCCAGTGGACTGCATTGGGGACGATGTAACCCAAAAACCTTTCCATGAACTACGCTACGGACACTCTGGAAGTCTTGGTGGAATATCTAAAAGACAAGACATTGCAGCCTCACTTGGGCGAAccactaaaaaaagaaaatatatgtaCAATTAG
- the si:ch73-257c13.2 gene encoding uncharacterized protein si:ch73-257c13.2 isoform X2, with protein sequence MMLKISYFSRKMQLANVGKMKLKTEPSDDLQREDDKRDVFNTVLQSLTISDFKSHFQLTPSQTEQLVRLLAPCKWTAIRQEGWTVWHAALASLWALSTQESYHSVANRFHITESLICDQLDEFCTLVTSNLANEIHWPHGEEAEMSVVGFLSTVGLPDTLCVVGTCFIPIEKPTDVPDPEVYRDAEGSYSVKLMAFCNHKGRFTYVSAEHPRNWHNSRVLSATEVGKALRENPVALLHGKHIIGNSTFPLSEHFLTPFPDYATLGQKKVCYNQKVQSSLAVAQGSIHTLRSCFQRLRCLQKHSICQTSLAVKTCCILYNMFLEMYIVPVDCIGDDVTQKPFHELRYGHSGSLGGISKRQDIAASLGRTTKKRKYMYN encoded by the exons ATGATGTTGAAGATTTCTTATTTTTCAAGAAAAATGCAACTCGCAAACGTCGGAAA AATGAAGTTGAAAACTGAACCAAGTGATGATCTGCAAAG AGAGGATGACAAAAGAGATGTTTTCAATACCGTGCTGCAAAGCTTGACAATAAGTGATTTTAAGAGTCACTTCCAGCTGACGCCATCTCAAACTGAG CAGTTGGTACGGCTGCTGGCACCTTGTAAATGGACTGCCATTAGGCAAGAGGGATGGACAGTGTGGCATGCAGCGCTTGCTAGCCTGTGGGCTCTTTCTACCCAAGAGTCTTACCACAGTGTGGCAAATCGTTTTCACATCACAGAGTCACTCATTTGTGATCAGCTGGATGAGTTCTGTACCCTTGTTACCAGTAACTTGGCTAATGAAATTCACTGGCCACATGGGGAGGAAGCAGAAATGTCCGTGGTAGGGTTCCTTTCTACTGTGGGATTACCAGATACTCTCTGTGTAGTAGGAACGTGTTTCATTCCTATTGAGAAACCTACAGATGTGCCAGATCCAGAGGTATATAGAGACGCAGAGGGGTCGTACTCTGTAAAACTCATGGCTTTTTGCAACCACAAGGGTCGCTTTACCTATGTCTCTGCAGAGCACCCTAGAAATTGGCATAACTCAAGAGTCCTGTCAGCCACGGAGGTTGGAAAGGCATTGCGGGAAAACCCTGTGGCTCTACTACATGGCAAACACATCATTGGCAATTCCACCTTCCCACTTTCAGAGCACTTTCTGACTCCATTCCCTGATTATGCAACACTAGGACAGAAAAAAGTATGTTATAACCAGAAAGTGCAGTCATCTCTTGCAGTGGCACAAGGCTCCATCCATACTCTGAGATCTTGTTTTCAGAGGCTCAGATGTCTGCAGAAGCATTCCATTTGCCAAACCAGTTTAGCTGTGAAGACATGCTGTATTTTATACAACATGTTCCTAGAAATGTATATTGTTCCAGTGGACTGCATTGGGGACGATGTAACCCAAAAACCTTTCCATGAACTACGCTACGGACACTCTGGAAGTCTTGGTGGAATATCTAAAAGACAAGACATTGCAGCCTCACTTGGGCGAAccactaaaaaaagaaaatatatgtaCAATTAG
- the sec63 gene encoding translocation protein SEC63 homolog has product MAGQQFQYDDSGNTFFYFLTSFVGLIVIPATYYLWPRDQNAEQLRLKSLRRVHGRCLWYHLRLRKSQQSIVPTFKKAALLFGWAVFLFLAYKVSKLDREYQEYNPYEVLNLEAGASVAEIKKQYRVLSLKHHPDKGGDEAMFMKLAKAYSALTNEESRNNWQMYGNPDGPRVTSFGIALPAWIVDQKNSMLVLLVYGLAFMVILPVVVGTWWYRSIRYSGDQILINTTQLFMHFMYKTPTMNMKRLVMVLTAAFEFDPRSNKEATIRPTDNIEVPQLIRELGNINVKKKEPPFCYPYSLKARVLLLTHLARMDVSENIEEDQRFVVKKCPALLQEMINVGCQLTMMATSRGGLRAPRLTSIENCMKLSQMVVQGLQEAKSPLLQLPHFEEEHLRYCISKKYKVRTLQDLVSLKDSDRRNMLRFLGEEKYEEVLTVLGSFPYINMETKLQVLDDEDSNNITAGSIVTVTVTLTRKRMSEMFEKEEDAPPPTEETNAEEQGDAKTNKTKVWQNKNKGAKKAAKSKKKKLTKKKPVTQQQAKGDKARQANGNVAGNDVAAASKVEEDDLSDKGSESDEAEGNKDSPSERDEESDKQSDTEGDEIAGDDEEEWEALQQSIQRRERALLETKSKVTHPVYSLYFPEEKQEWWWLYIADRKEQTLVSMPNHVCTLRDTEEVELKFPAPSKTGNYQYSVILRSDSFMGLDQIKPLKLEVHEAKAIMDNHPQWDIPETEEEEDDQEDSDGIEESEEDEEDND; this is encoded by the exons ATGGCTGGACAACAGTTTCAGTACGACGACAGTGGCAACACCTTTTTCTATTTCCTCACGTCTTTTGTGGGACTAATAGTCATCCCAGCCACCTATTACCTCTGGCCCCGGGATCAGAATGCGG AGCAATTAAGGTTGAAGAGTTTACGGCGAGTTCATGGAAGATGTCTGTGGTATCACCTTCGGCTTAGGAAATCACAGCagagcattgttccaacatttaA AAAAGCAGCCCTGTTGTTTGGGTGGGCAGTATTTCTTTTCCTGGCCTATAAGGTGTCTAAATTAGATCGAGAGTACCAGGAGTATAACCCCTATGAGGTCCTCAACTTGGAAGCA ggAGCATCTGTTGCTGAGATTAAGAAGCAGTACAGAGTACTGTCTCTGAAACACCATCCTGATAAAGGCGGAGATGAAGCCATGTTCATGAAGCTTGCTAAAGCTTACTCAGC TTTAACTAATGAGGAATCGCGGAACAACTGGCAGATGTATGGCAACCCTGATGGCCCAAGAG TGACGAGTTTTGGAATCGCTCTTCCTGCATGGATTGTTGACCAGAAGAATTCCATGCTG GTGCTGCTGGTCTATGGGTTGGCTTTCATGGTTATTCTTCCTGTGGTTGTG GGCACATGGTGGTACCGCTCCATCCGCTACAGTGGTGATCAGATCCTCATCAACACCACACAGCTTTTCATGCACTTTATGTACAAAACGCCTACAATGAACATGAAAC GATTGGTGATGGTGTTGACGGCAGCATTCGAGTTTGATCCTCGTAGTAACAAAGAGGCCACTATAAGACCAACAGACAACATAGAAGTTCCCCAG TTGATTCGGGAACTGGGGAACATTAATGTGAAGAAGAAGGAGCCTCCATTCTGCTATCCTTATAGCCTGAAGGCACGAGTCTTACTACTTACGCACCTTGCCAGGATGGATGTTTCTGAGAACATAGAGGAGG ATCAAAGGTTTGTGGTGAAGAAGTGTCCTGCTTTACTACAGGAAATGATCAATGTTGGCTGTCAACTTACTATGATGGCAACCAGTAGAGGAG GGCTTCGGGCTCCCAGGCTGACATCTATAGAGAACTGCATGAAGTTGTCTCAGATGGTAGTTCAAGGACTGCAGGAGGCCAAATCTCCTCTGCTGCAGCTGCCCCATTTTGAAGAGGAGCACCTCCGATACTGTATCTCTAAGAAG TATAAGGTACGGACATTGCAGGATCTGGTCAGTCTGAAGGACTCTGACAGGAGAAATATGCTGAGATTCCTTGGGGAGGAGAAGTATGAGGAGGTCCTTACGGTCCTCGGCAGCTTTCCCTATATCAACATGGAAACCAAACTTCAAG TGTTGGATGATGAAGATAGCAATAACATCACGGCAGGATCCATTGTCACAGTTACGGTCACTTTGACAAGGAAGAGAATGTCT GAGATGTTTGAGAAAGAGGAGGACGCACCACCACCTACTGAGGAAACTAATGCAGAGGAG CAAGGAGatgccaaaacaaacaaaacaaaagtttggCAAAATAAGAATAAAGGAGCTAAAAAAGCTGCCAAGTCCAAAAAGAAGAAACTGACTAAGAAGAAACCAGTCACCCAACAGCAAGCAAAGGGAGACAAGGCCAGACAAGCCAATGGCAATGTGGCAGGAAAT GACGTTGCAGCTGCGTCAAAAGTGGAAGAGGACGATCTCTCTGATAAAGGCAGTGAATCAGACGAGGCAGAGGGAAATAAGGACTCGCCCAGCGAGAGAGATGAGGAGAGTGACAAGCAGAGTGACACTGAGGGGGACGAGATTGCTGGAGACGATGAGGAG GAATGGGAGGCACTACAACAGAGCATTCAGCGCCGTGAAAGGGCACTATTGGAGACCAAGTCTAAGGTCACACATCCTGTATACAGCTTGTACTTCCCTGAGGAGAAGCAGGAGTGGTGGTGGCTCTACATTGCAGATAGGAAGGAACAGACGTTGGTGTCTATGCCTAACCACGTGTGCACACTCAGAGACACAGAGGAG GTTGAACTGAAATTCCCCGCTCCATCCAAAACCGGAAACTATCAATATTCTGTGATTCTCAGATCAGATTCATTCATGGGATTAGATCAGATCAAGCCACTCAAG CTGGAGGTTCATGAGGCGAAGGCCATAATGGATAACCACCCTCAGTGGGATATCCCAGAAAccgaggaagaggaggatgacCAGGAGGACAGTGATGGCATTGAGGAATCTGAGGAAGATGAAGAAGACAACGACTAA